A region from the Bosea sp. RAC05 genome encodes:
- a CDS encoding toprim domain-containing protein translates to MDLFVIEAPMKARTLENLLARLGFSAKVQATKGHFFQMPKSLETVGIDVQMREFARVGDAGIIQRLRAEAQIADNVIIATDADAEGDVIAWDVAEVIRDIHPNPLRVRLRALDDVSVKEAINAAVPVSKADAVAGRTRAIIDRMIGAGFSRPDLSVGRVGTALLGLLDKAKPSVFKMQLVAPSKDGGRPWMAEAPCTAPFDESVGRRLVALQFPMLAIGSQRTICPPPGHTGDCMVRAVDQLDMSPLEASDAMQNLYEVGRLSYPRAGSRGMSTASAARVAELLRKAGYNTDPTKIASKAPEGVHDSPHPIGKVDLNSPPAQLGHAEGVRALIARDLVKSGQTYIEETAVAAGLIPFLTSHGFSPAVAQAVASLNWRRESGPRYPGQNSWPKSELQERRADAVILEMAVEANLGRPSTWGKHIERFMSRNLIDDRMRLTAKGRAWLARSPAELLDPRVSAAIEMACERPRPDAFTDPSREPWEINAERIVKALPPGLRQPLERMVAHEPARPKVDPVEALGLRNSTLAEIEARDASPAYVPQEN, encoded by the coding sequence TTGGACCTGTTCGTCATCGAGGCGCCGATGAAGGCGCGCACGCTCGAAAACCTGCTCGCAAGGCTTGGTTTCAGCGCGAAGGTCCAGGCCACCAAAGGCCACTTCTTCCAGATGCCGAAGTCGCTTGAGACTGTCGGCATCGACGTTCAGATGCGGGAGTTCGCCCGCGTCGGAGATGCGGGCATCATCCAGCGTCTGAGAGCCGAAGCGCAGATCGCCGACAACGTCATCATCGCGACCGATGCCGACGCTGAAGGCGACGTGATCGCATGGGACGTTGCAGAGGTCATTCGGGATATTCATCCCAATCCGCTGCGCGTGCGCCTCAGGGCGCTCGACGACGTCTCCGTCAAGGAGGCCATCAACGCCGCAGTACCGGTCAGCAAGGCTGATGCCGTAGCCGGTCGAACGCGCGCTATCATCGATCGCATGATCGGGGCGGGCTTCTCCCGGCCCGATCTTTCCGTCGGGCGGGTTGGCACTGCTCTCCTGGGCCTCCTCGACAAAGCCAAGCCCTCGGTCTTCAAGATGCAGCTCGTCGCGCCCTCGAAGGATGGGGGGCGGCCCTGGATGGCAGAGGCGCCTTGTACGGCCCCCTTCGACGAATCTGTTGGGCGCCGCCTTGTCGCGTTGCAGTTTCCGATGCTGGCCATCGGATCCCAGCGCACGATCTGCCCGCCGCCGGGTCACACCGGTGACTGCATGGTGCGAGCCGTCGACCAACTCGACATGTCGCCTCTCGAAGCCTCTGATGCGATGCAGAACCTCTATGAGGTTGGGCGCCTGTCGTACCCTCGGGCCGGCTCGCGAGGCATGTCCACAGCCAGCGCTGCCCGCGTCGCTGAGCTTCTCCGCAAGGCCGGCTACAACACCGATCCAACCAAGATCGCGTCCAAAGCGCCTGAAGGGGTTCACGACTCCCCTCATCCGATCGGCAAGGTGGATCTCAACAGCCCACCAGCCCAGCTCGGTCACGCCGAGGGCGTCCGCGCACTGATCGCCCGCGACCTGGTCAAGAGCGGTCAAACCTACATTGAGGAGACAGCGGTTGCCGCTGGTCTCATCCCGTTCCTGACGAGCCATGGGTTCTCGCCCGCGGTGGCCCAGGCTGTCGCATCGCTGAACTGGAGACGCGAGAGCGGGCCTCGGTATCCGGGCCAGAACAGCTGGCCGAAATCCGAACTCCAGGAACGACGTGCCGATGCCGTCATCCTCGAAATGGCTGTCGAGGCCAATCTCGGCCGGCCCTCGACCTGGGGCAAGCACATCGAACGCTTCATGAGCCGCAACCTGATCGACGATCGGATGCGGCTGACGGCGAAGGGACGTGCCTGGCTGGCGCGCTCGCCTGCCGAGCTGCTGGATCCGCGCGTTTCTGCCGCCATCGAGATGGCGTGCGAACGACCGCGGCCGGACGCCTTTACCGATCCCTCGCGCGAGCCCTGGGAGATTAACGCCGAGCGGATCGTGAAAGCCCTTCCGCCCGGGCTTCGCCAGCCGCTTGAGCGGATGGTTGCTCACGAGCCCGCGCGCCCCAAGGTGGATCCGGTCGAAGCGCTCGGACTACGCAACTCCACGCTGGCCGAGATCGAAGCGCGAGATGCTTCGCCCGCCTACGTGCCCCAGGAAAACTGA
- a CDS encoding DUF2312 domain-containing protein — protein sequence MDDPIAGDQLKSIVERIERLEEEKKTIADDIKEVYAEAKGNGYDVKVLRKVIAIRKRDANERAEEEAILDLYLQAVGESA from the coding sequence ATGGATGATCCGATCGCGGGCGACCAGCTCAAGAGCATCGTGGAGCGCATCGAGCGCCTCGAGGAAGAGAAGAAGACCATCGCCGACGACATCAAGGAGGTCTATGCCGAGGCGAAGGGCAACGGCTACGACGTCAAGGTGCTGCGCAAGGTCATCGCCATCCGCAAGCGTGACGCCAACGAGCGCGCCGAAGAGGAAGCGATCCTCGATCTCTACCTGCAGGCCGTCGGCGAGAGCGCCTGA
- a CDS encoding MucR family transcriptional regulator codes for MSAQLNSPEETGFIVDCTARIVAAYVGSNRIQGSELPAIIDDVHRSLAGLSARPAEPVEAAPLVPAVPVKKSVHPEHLICLEDGQKFQSLRRHLRVKYNLTPEQYRAKWGLPVDYPMTAPNYSMRRSELARTIGLGRPKG; via the coding sequence ATGAGTGCTCAGCTGAACTCCCCCGAAGAGACCGGTTTCATCGTCGACTGCACGGCTCGCATCGTGGCTGCCTATGTCGGGTCGAACCGAATTCAGGGCTCGGAATTGCCTGCAATCATCGACGATGTGCATCGCTCACTGGCGGGGCTCTCGGCCCGTCCGGCAGAGCCAGTCGAGGCCGCTCCGCTGGTGCCGGCCGTTCCCGTCAAGAAGTCGGTCCATCCCGAGCACCTGATCTGCCTCGAGGACGGGCAGAAGTTCCAGTCTCTCAGGCGGCACCTGCGTGTGAAGTACAACCTCACGCCGGAGCAGTACCGGGCCAAATGGGGCCTGCCCGTCGACTATCCGATGACGGCGCCGAACTATTCGATGCGGCGCAGCGAGCTCGCGCGCACGATCGGCCTGGGTCGCCCGAAAGGCTGA
- a CDS encoding vitamin B12-dependent ribonucleotide reductase, with amino-acid sequence MKFERRFTTSGNGPYGAIEFRKATSEIRNPDGSIVFRAADIDVPAQFSQVAVDILAQKYFRKAGVPAVLKKVEEESVPSWLWRSVPDEAALEAMPANERFGSETSATQVFDRLIGCWTYWGWKGGYFDSENDARVFHDELGAMLARQMAAPNSPQWFNTGLHWAYGIDGPGQGHFYVDHETGQLVSSTSSYEHPQPHACFIQGIKDDLVNEGGIMDLWVREARLFKYGSGTGTNFSALRGANEKLAGGGKSSGVMSFLKIGDRAAGAIKSGGTTRRAAKMVVLDIDHPDIETYIDWKVKEEQKVAALVTGSKIVKKHLRAIMAAARNGEGVVEADPEKNQPLKRAIKLARRELVADSYIKRVIQFASQGYEKIDFDEYDTDWDSEAYNTVAGQNSNNSVSLSDEFLRAVETGGDWNLIQRTDGKVSKTVKARDLWEAIGQAAWASADPGLHFNTTMNEWHTSPAGGRINGSNPCSEYMFLDDTACNLASTNLLKFYDVETKSFLLDDYRHANRIWTLVLEISVLMAQFPSREIAQRSYDYRTLGLGYANIGGLFMTMGISYDSVEGRALCGVLSAIMTGDAYATSAEIAGERGPFALYGENAQAMLRVMRNHRTAAHGGNAPYEGLSVAPVGLDHATLEAMSKETGNPVFLQMSAAARDSWDQAVNLGETFGYRNAQTTCIAPTGTIGLLMDCDTTGIEPDFALVKFKKLAGGGYFKIINQAVPAALRALGYREADIAEIEAYAVGHGSLAQAPGVNHGSLRAKGFTQEKIDAIEKDLKAAFDIKFVFNKWTLGEDFLTQTLKVPAEKLNDQSFELLPFLGFSKAEIDGANVHVCGAMTLEGAPHLKDEHLSVFDCANPCGRIGKRYLSVESHIRMMAAAQPFISGAISKTINMPNDATVEDCKSAYLLSWKLALKANALYRDGSKLSQPLNSALISDADDADEDAADAVEKLIEQPPVVRAVQVAERIVEKVVERIEVVREREKLPERRTGYIQKATVGGHKVYLHTGEYKDGRLGEIFIDMHKEGAAFRAMMNNFAIAVSLGLQYGVPLEEYVEAFTNTRFEPAGMVSGNDTIKMASSLLDYVFRELAISYLGRHEFANIPPADDVGTIGQPSSLPMSTGMVRGRVQESLRVLEGGQSIQRDPAPANDAGRVVAQVAFDGNAALKSDIGVLKLFPEPAQKVVSDSAARRSQATMMGYTGDLCQNPNCGSDRVRKTGTCTVCESCHTTSGCS; translated from the coding sequence ATGAAGTTCGAGCGTCGCTTCACCACGTCAGGCAATGGCCCCTATGGGGCAATCGAGTTCCGCAAGGCGACGAGTGAGATCCGCAATCCCGACGGGTCGATCGTCTTCCGCGCGGCCGACATCGACGTGCCGGCGCAGTTCAGTCAGGTGGCCGTCGACATCCTCGCCCAGAAGTATTTCCGCAAGGCGGGCGTGCCGGCGGTGCTGAAGAAGGTCGAGGAGGAGAGCGTCCCGTCCTGGCTCTGGCGCTCGGTGCCCGACGAGGCTGCTCTGGAGGCCATGCCCGCCAACGAGCGTTTCGGCTCGGAGACCTCGGCCACGCAGGTGTTCGACCGCCTGATCGGCTGCTGGACCTACTGGGGCTGGAAGGGCGGTTATTTCGACAGCGAGAACGATGCCCGCGTCTTCCATGACGAGCTCGGCGCCATGCTCGCGAGGCAGATGGCGGCCCCCAACTCGCCGCAGTGGTTCAACACCGGGCTTCACTGGGCCTATGGCATCGACGGCCCCGGCCAGGGGCACTTCTATGTGGACCACGAGACCGGCCAGCTGGTCAGCTCCACCTCGTCCTATGAGCACCCGCAGCCGCATGCGTGCTTCATCCAGGGCATCAAGGACGATCTGGTCAACGAAGGCGGCATCATGGACCTCTGGGTCCGCGAGGCGCGCCTCTTCAAGTACGGCTCGGGCACCGGCACCAACTTCTCCGCACTGCGCGGGGCCAATGAGAAGCTCGCTGGCGGCGGCAAGTCGTCGGGCGTGATGAGCTTCCTCAAGATCGGCGACCGCGCTGCCGGCGCGATCAAGTCGGGCGGCACCACGCGCCGTGCGGCGAAGATGGTCGTGCTCGACATCGATCATCCCGACATCGAGACCTACATCGACTGGAAGGTGAAGGAGGAGCAGAAGGTCGCCGCTCTCGTCACCGGCTCGAAGATCGTCAAGAAGCACCTGCGCGCGATCATGGCCGCGGCTCGCAACGGCGAGGGCGTCGTCGAGGCGGATCCCGAGAAGAACCAGCCGCTCAAGCGCGCCATCAAGCTCGCGCGCCGCGAGCTCGTCGCCGACAGCTACATCAAGCGGGTGATCCAGTTCGCCAGCCAGGGCTACGAGAAGATCGACTTCGACGAATACGACACCGACTGGGACTCGGAGGCCTACAACACGGTCGCCGGCCAGAACTCGAACAATTCGGTTTCGCTCAGCGACGAGTTCCTCCGTGCCGTGGAAACCGGCGGCGACTGGAACCTGATCCAGCGCACCGACGGCAAGGTCTCGAAGACCGTCAAGGCCCGCGACCTGTGGGAAGCGATCGGCCAGGCAGCCTGGGCGTCGGCTGATCCGGGCCTGCACTTCAACACCACGATGAACGAGTGGCACACCAGCCCGGCCGGCGGCCGCATCAACGGCTCGAACCCGTGCTCGGAGTACATGTTCCTCGACGACACGGCCTGCAACCTGGCTTCGACGAACCTGCTCAAGTTCTATGACGTCGAGACCAAGAGCTTCCTGCTCGACGACTATCGCCATGCCAACCGGATCTGGACCCTGGTCCTGGAGATCTCGGTGCTGATGGCGCAGTTCCCGTCGAGGGAGATCGCGCAGCGCTCGTACGACTACCGCACGCTGGGCCTCGGCTACGCCAACATCGGCGGCCTGTTCATGACCATGGGCATCTCGTACGACTCGGTCGAGGGGCGGGCCCTGTGCGGCGTGCTCAGCGCCATCATGACGGGCGACGCCTATGCGACGTCGGCGGAGATCGCCGGCGAGCGCGGGCCGTTCGCTCTCTATGGGGAGAACGCCCAGGCGATGCTGCGCGTCATGCGCAACCATCGCACTGCGGCTCATGGCGGCAACGCTCCCTATGAGGGTCTCTCGGTCGCTCCTGTCGGCCTCGATCACGCGACGCTCGAAGCCATGTCGAAGGAGACCGGCAACCCGGTGTTCCTGCAGATGTCCGCGGCCGCGCGCGACTCCTGGGATCAGGCTGTCAATCTCGGCGAGACGTTCGGCTATCGCAACGCGCAGACGACCTGCATCGCGCCGACCGGCACGATCGGCCTTCTGATGGACTGCGATACCACCGGCATCGAGCCTGACTTCGCCCTGGTCAAGTTCAAGAAGCTCGCCGGCGGCGGCTACTTCAAGATCATCAACCAGGCTGTGCCGGCCGCACTGCGGGCGCTGGGCTACCGTGAGGCGGACATCGCCGAGATCGAGGCCTATGCGGTCGGTCACGGTTCGCTGGCACAGGCGCCGGGCGTGAACCATGGCAGCCTGCGCGCCAAGGGCTTCACCCAGGAGAAGATCGACGCGATCGAGAAGGACCTGAAGGCCGCCTTCGACATCAAGTTCGTCTTCAACAAGTGGACGCTGGGCGAGGATTTCCTGACCCAGACGCTCAAGGTCCCGGCCGAGAAGCTCAATGACCAGAGCTTCGAGCTGCTGCCGTTCCTCGGCTTCAGCAAGGCCGAGATCGATGGTGCCAACGTCCATGTCTGCGGGGCGATGACGCTGGAAGGCGCGCCGCACCTCAAGGATGAGCACCTCAGCGTGTTCGACTGCGCCAACCCGTGCGGTCGCATCGGCAAGCGCTATCTCTCGGTCGAGAGCCACATCCGCATGATGGCAGCGGCCCAGCCGTTCATCTCGGGTGCGATCTCGAAGACGATCAACATGCCCAACGATGCTACCGTCGAGGACTGCAAGAGCGCCTATCTGCTGTCCTGGAAGCTGGCGCTGAAGGCGAATGCTCTCTACCGCGATGGCTCGAAGCTCTCGCAGCCGCTGAACTCGGCGCTGATTTCCGACGCGGACGATGCGGACGAGGACGCTGCCGATGCGGTGGAGAAGCTGATCGAGCAGCCGCCTGTCGTCCGTGCTGTCCAGGTCGCCGAGCGCATCGTCGAGAAGGTCGTCGAACGCATCGAGGTCGTGCGCGAGCGTGAGAAGCTCCCCGAGCGCCGGACCGGCTACATCCAGAAGGCGACCGTCGGTGGGCACAAGGTCTACCTGCACACGGGCGAGTACAAGGACGGTCGTCTCGGCGAGATCTTCATCGACATGCACAAGGAGGGCGCTGCCTTCCGGGCGATGATGAACAACTTCGCCATCGCGGTGTCGCTGGGTCTCCAGTACGGCGTGCCGCTGGAGGAGTATGTCGAGGCCTTCACGAACACCCGGTTCGAGCCGGCGGGCATGGTCAGCGGCAACGACACCATCAAGATGGCGTCCTCGCTCCTCGACTACGTCTTCCGGGAGCTGGCGATCTCCTATCTCGGTCGGCATGAGTTCGCGAACATCCCCCCGGCTGACGATGTCGGCACGATCGGGCAGCCGAGCTCGCTGCCGATGTCGACCGGCATGGTCCGCGGCCGGGTGCAGGAGAGCCTGCGCGTCCTGGAGGGCGGCCAGAGCATCCAGCGCGATCCGGCGCCGGCCAACGATGCAGGCCGGGTCGTGGCTCAGGTCGCTTTCGACGGCAATGCGGCTCTCAAGTCCGACATTGGTGTGCTCAAGCTTTTCCCTGAGCCGGCACAGAAGGTCGTCTCCGATAGTGCCGCGAGGCGCTCACAGGCAACGATGATGGGCTACACGGGCGATCTCTGCCAGAACCCGAACTGCGGCTCTGACCGCGTCAGGAAAACGGGCACCTGCACCGTATGCGAGTCGTGCCACACGACATCGGGATGCTCCTAA
- a CDS encoding sensor histidine kinase, whose translation MQIVIFLVLSEAAFQALIAVDTYVVRSGMARRCDSPRSDGFAYAVRIYNALPESSRPAHLTAMRQAFPNADVKLLPSDTRVSVPSASSMHVWAITSVLGKQHPVLLPVEAEAPDGRVLVRLDDGRFIAATVPCRPPPQERAYDALVRGLFYAFVVLPLLIWWMRRNIRVPLKRFEAVANDFSLTLDPIDLQVVGPREIRRATQALNAASARIRSLVNERQRMLGAVSHDLLTPLTRLRLRAEFIEDAKLRDDMSRDIDQMAAMTEATLRFLVDGRGVRNLSAVDIATVLSTVVDQFTDMNHTVSYQGPAHLIVEADPVRIERAVTNLVGNAVKYGTRATVSLQLKFSQVLVDVDDDGPGIPDSEKELMMEPFMRGDKARPIDGSSFGLGLSIVKTIAEQHGGRLILLDAKPKGLKARLVFPFVKPATKLSKPT comes from the coding sequence ATGCAGATCGTGATCTTCCTGGTTCTGAGTGAAGCGGCGTTCCAGGCGCTTATCGCGGTCGACACCTATGTCGTCCGTTCCGGCATGGCGCGACGCTGCGATTCACCCCGCTCAGACGGATTTGCGTACGCCGTTCGCATCTACAACGCCCTGCCTGAGAGCAGTCGGCCGGCGCATCTGACTGCCATGAGGCAGGCATTCCCGAATGCTGATGTGAAATTACTCCCATCCGACACCAGGGTCAGCGTCCCCAGCGCCTCCAGCATGCACGTCTGGGCGATCACGAGTGTGCTCGGGAAGCAGCATCCCGTCTTGCTGCCGGTCGAAGCCGAGGCCCCGGATGGACGCGTCCTGGTGCGCCTGGATGACGGCCGATTCATTGCTGCGACCGTGCCTTGCCGGCCTCCTCCGCAGGAGCGAGCCTATGACGCGCTCGTGCGGGGGCTATTTTATGCGTTCGTCGTCCTGCCGCTCCTGATCTGGTGGATGCGACGCAACATCCGCGTGCCGCTCAAGCGGTTCGAGGCGGTCGCCAATGATTTCTCACTCACCCTCGATCCGATCGATCTGCAGGTCGTGGGCCCCCGTGAAATTCGCCGAGCAACCCAGGCTCTGAACGCCGCATCAGCTCGCATTCGCAGCCTCGTCAACGAGCGTCAACGCATGCTGGGTGCTGTGTCGCATGACCTGCTGACACCCCTCACCCGATTGCGGCTGCGGGCCGAGTTCATCGAAGACGCCAAGCTGCGAGACGATATGTCTCGCGACATTGACCAGATGGCGGCCATGACAGAGGCGACACTGCGCTTCCTTGTCGATGGACGCGGCGTCCGGAACCTATCTGCGGTGGACATCGCGACCGTGCTGTCCACCGTCGTCGATCAGTTCACCGACATGAACCATACCGTCAGCTACCAGGGCCCCGCGCACCTGATCGTCGAGGCGGATCCGGTGCGCATCGAGAGGGCCGTGACCAACCTCGTCGGCAATGCCGTCAAATATGGAACCCGTGCCACTGTCTCCCTGCAGTTGAAATTCAGTCAGGTTCTGGTCGATGTCGATGATGACGGGCCTGGCATTCCTGATTCCGAGAAGGAGCTCATGATGGAGCCCTTCATGAGGGGCGACAAAGCACGGCCGATCGATGGGAGTAGCTTTGGACTGGGCCTCTCGATCGTGAAGACGATTGCCGAGCAGCACGGCGGGCGGCTGATCCTTCTTGACGCCAAACCAAAGGGGCTGAAGGCCAGGCTGGTGTTTCCGTTTGTAAAGCCCGCTACCAAGCTATCGAAACCCACCTAA
- a CDS encoding response regulator yields the protein MSQVTPNLLIVEDDNEISSLMSRYLSTNGMTVTVVTDGVAMDRAFAEDQFDLLVLDIMLPGEDGISICRRVRASSPIPIIIVSAKIDEIDRIVGLEMGADDYLTKPFNPRELLARVRANLRRETLVQAVTKSAGRVLVFEGFEMDLGLRQLSDPQGAIVGLTSAEFDLLRVLVERPRRVITRDGLLDLTKGRQAGPYERSIDILISRIRQKIEIDAKEPLMIKTMRGEGYIFTPEVTTK from the coding sequence ATGTCACAGGTCACCCCAAACCTCCTGATCGTCGAGGACGACAACGAGATCAGCTCGCTGATGTCGCGCTATCTGTCGACCAATGGGATGACCGTCACGGTGGTCACCGACGGCGTTGCGATGGACCGGGCTTTTGCCGAAGATCAATTCGATCTCCTGGTGCTCGACATCATGCTCCCTGGAGAGGATGGCATCTCCATTTGCCGTCGCGTGCGGGCGTCTTCTCCCATCCCCATCATCATCGTTTCGGCCAAGATCGATGAGATTGACCGGATCGTCGGCTTGGAGATGGGCGCGGACGACTATCTCACCAAGCCCTTCAATCCGCGCGAGCTGCTGGCTCGCGTCAGAGCAAACCTGCGTCGGGAGACCCTCGTTCAGGCCGTAACGAAAAGCGCTGGGCGCGTGCTCGTGTTTGAGGGCTTCGAGATGGATCTGGGGTTGAGGCAACTCAGCGACCCACAAGGGGCCATTGTCGGCCTGACCAGCGCTGAGTTCGATCTCCTGCGCGTCCTCGTGGAGCGACCGCGGCGGGTCATCACGCGCGACGGACTGCTCGACCTAACCAAGGGTCGGCAGGCTGGGCCATACGAACGGTCGATCGACATTCTCATCAGCAGGATCCGGCAGAAGATCGAGATCGACGCAAAGGAGCCGCTGATGATCAAAACGATGCGCGGCGAGGGGTACATTTTCACGCCGGAGGTGACGACAAAATGA
- a CDS encoding TraM recognition domain-containing protein — MSNNRKTRGITQAQEINEEFIQRDTTPRTKRFLIWLSNPQNAALFVGSLAGAGFYAPAIADIMLILSGFVTWWAVARRHDMPLKMPIVAAQPDPRNPDPDPKRRGKLKNGEGIFYLGTDLVTGRQAWLTNDDCRQHFLVLGTTGAGKTETLIGFVANALTWSSGCLFCDGKGDVSLFAKLYMLARRFGREDDVLVLNFMTGNRDIGAGGWGMMSNSLNPFSTGASDSLTQMVVSLMDDAGGDGGMWKGRATAMFTGVMRALTYLRDQNVVDLNVGTIRDYLNLKRIIDLASVKKNPDLPGHIRKSLQSYLTSLPGYVEEKEYKQAQTTLDQHGYLEMQFTRIMGSLADVYGHIFSTPFGEVDMHDVVLNRRILVIMLPALEKAGDEIANLGKIVVANLKGMMGGTLGSEIEGSWNKVVKVRVTNAPSPFLVILDEVGYYTVEGMALMAAQARSLGFSMVYASQDISAMKRLADKEADSIIGNTNIKIYMRTEDPDKTAELATKRGGKAIRTQLRGYQGEVGEIGGQLYRDQTEAGLEQGDVINFRDLADQSEGEMHITFKSLVVRARGFYASPSTSFDAEKHRIKPNHFIQVEKPSLDDVEHVDRMPDVLERLLDPGFAAAMAREAVSAKGQILARAEAGDEIAMAAMAFDDYRTRRPKQSLAEAASAAVFHVARAVMSNGAALAGAAVASKSALAAAGRPIAVQRADIPPDAISAATSGRMMLPEDLDDEDMIPPSSNADKAGWQAAIADAAANKRVPPPSRPGQPIAWRPPSDVPPADLMDNDFVPPDDDEDIGQFIPADIQMPQARPVLMRTDLDHRTDIAGRTATATDEMVANDAVMRMLSDLDFDPTKVTREEVEEKVFHATGSGPVPETDTRENREAIDAAAYAVERAIDPAPSLAQGDGTETGFITDFLSSLLDTNSADEDEVAGA; from the coding sequence ATGTCGAACAACCGCAAAACGCGTGGCATCACGCAGGCGCAGGAGATCAACGAGGAGTTTATCCAGCGGGATACGACTCCTCGTACCAAGCGATTCCTGATCTGGCTGAGCAATCCGCAGAACGCGGCATTGTTCGTCGGCTCCCTCGCGGGCGCCGGGTTCTATGCACCGGCTATCGCCGACATCATGTTGATCTTGTCCGGTTTCGTCACTTGGTGGGCAGTGGCGCGGCGCCACGACATGCCGCTCAAAATGCCGATCGTCGCTGCACAGCCCGACCCTCGCAATCCAGATCCGGACCCAAAACGCCGCGGCAAACTCAAAAACGGCGAAGGCATCTTCTACCTGGGAACCGATCTGGTCACTGGCCGACAGGCGTGGTTGACCAACGACGATTGCCGCCAGCATTTCCTGGTCCTGGGCACGACGGGCGCCGGTAAAACCGAAACGCTCATCGGCTTCGTCGCGAACGCGCTGACGTGGTCATCGGGCTGTCTGTTCTGCGACGGCAAGGGTGACGTCTCGCTATTTGCCAAGCTCTACATGCTCGCTCGCCGATTTGGCCGCGAAGATGATGTCCTCGTGCTGAACTTCATGACCGGAAACCGCGACATCGGCGCCGGCGGCTGGGGCATGATGTCGAACTCCCTGAATCCGTTCTCAACGGGCGCGTCGGATTCGCTGACCCAGATGGTCGTCTCGCTCATGGATGACGCGGGTGGCGATGGTGGCATGTGGAAGGGTCGTGCCACGGCGATGTTCACCGGTGTGATGCGCGCCCTGACCTATCTTCGAGACCAGAACGTTGTCGATCTGAACGTCGGCACGATCCGCGACTATCTCAACCTCAAGCGCATTATCGACCTCGCCAGCGTCAAGAAGAACCCTGACCTTCCAGGCCACATCCGCAAGTCGCTGCAGAGCTACCTGACCTCTCTGCCCGGCTATGTGGAGGAGAAGGAATACAAGCAGGCGCAGACGACGCTCGATCAGCACGGCTACCTGGAGATGCAGTTCACCAGGATCATGGGCTCGCTGGCCGACGTCTACGGCCACATTTTCTCGACTCCGTTCGGCGAAGTCGACATGCACGATGTCGTCCTCAACCGCCGCATCCTCGTCATCATGCTCCCGGCTCTGGAAAAGGCGGGCGACGAAATCGCAAACCTCGGCAAGATCGTCGTGGCGAACCTCAAGGGCATGATGGGCGGCACGCTCGGCTCGGAGATCGAGGGTTCCTGGAACAAGGTCGTCAAGGTTCGTGTCACGAACGCTCCTAGCCCGTTCCTGGTGATCCTTGACGAGGTTGGCTACTACACCGTTGAAGGCATGGCGCTGATGGCCGCCCAGGCCCGAAGCCTGGGCTTTTCGATGGTCTATGCATCGCAGGACATCTCCGCGATGAAGCGCCTGGCCGATAAGGAAGCCGACTCGATCATCGGCAACACCAACATCAAGATCTATATGCGGACGGAAGACCCGGATAAGACGGCCGAGCTCGCGACCAAGCGCGGCGGCAAGGCGATCCGGACGCAGCTGCGCGGCTACCAGGGCGAAGTCGGCGAGATCGGCGGGCAGCTCTACCGTGACCAGACCGAAGCCGGGCTCGAACAGGGCGACGTCATCAATTTCCGCGATCTCGCCGACCAGAGCGAAGGTGAGATGCACATCACCTTCAAGAGCCTGGTCGTACGCGCCAGGGGCTTTTATGCCTCGCCTTCGACCTCTTTCGACGCCGAGAAGCACCGGATCAAGCCAAACCACTTCATCCAGGTCGAGAAGCCCTCGCTGGACGACGTCGAGCATGTCGACCGCATGCCCGATGTGCTGGAGCGTCTTCTGGATCCGGGGTTCGCCGCCGCGATGGCGCGCGAGGCCGTGAGTGCCAAAGGTCAGATCTTGGCGCGCGCTGAGGCCGGCGACGAGATCGCAATGGCAGCGATGGCCTTTGACGACTACCGGACCCGTCGGCCCAAGCAGTCCCTCGCCGAGGCTGCGTCTGCGGCAGTCTTCCACGTCGCTCGCGCCGTGATGAGCAACGGCGCGGCTCTCGCAGGTGCGGCGGTCGCCAGCAAGTCTGCCCTGGCTGCAGCCGGGCGGCCGATCGCCGTGCAGCGCGCCGACATCCCGCCCGATGCCATCAGCGCAGCGACCAGCGGGCGGATGATGTTGCCGGAGGATCTCGACGACGAGGATATGATCCCGCCGTCCAGCAATGCAGACAAGGCCGGGTGGCAGGCTGCGATCGCCGACGCTGCCGCCAACAAGCGCGTGCCGCCTCCCTCGCGGCCTGGCCAGCCGATCGCGTGGCGCCCACCATCCGATGTTCCGCCGGCCGATTTGATGGACAACGATTTCGTGCCGCCTGATGACGATGAGGACATCGGTCAGTTCATCCCAGCTGACATCCAGATGCCGCAGGCCCGGCCGGTGCTGATGCGCACCGACCTCGATCACCGGACGGACATTGCTGGTCGCACGGCAACCGCGACCGACGAGATGGTCGCCAACGATGCCGTCATGCGCATGCTTTCGGATCTCGACTTCGACCCGACCAAGGTCACGAGGGAGGAAGTCGAGGAAAAGGTCTTCCATGCGACAGGCAGTGGGCCGGTTCCGGAAACCGACACCCGAGAAAACCGCGAGGCCATCGACGCCGCGGCCTACGCCGTGGAGCGCGCGATCGATCCGGCTCCCTCACTGGCTCAGGGCGACGGGACCGAAACCGGCTTCATCACCGACTTCCTATCGAGCCTTCTCGATACGAACTCGGCCGACGAGGATGAAGTCGCAGGCGCCTGA